Proteins encoded by one window of Elephas maximus indicus isolate mEleMax1 chromosome 5, mEleMax1 primary haplotype, whole genome shotgun sequence:
- the NKX6-1 gene encoding homeobox protein Nkx-6.1: MLAVGAMEGTRQSAFLLSSPPLAALHSMAEMKTPLYPAAYPQLPAGPPSSTSSSSSSSSSSPSPPLGTHNPGGLKPPAAGGLSSLGSPPQQLSAATPHGINDILSRPSMPVASGAALPSASPSGSSSSSSSSASASSASAAAAAAAAAAAAASSPAGLLAGLPRFSSLSPPPPPPGLYFSPSAAAVAAVGRYPKPLAELPGRTPIFWPGVMQSPPWRDARLACTPHQGSILLDKDGKRKHTRPTFSGQQIFALEKTFEQTKYLAGPERARLAYSLGMTESQVKVWFQNRRTKWRKKHAAEMATAKKKQDSETERLKGASENEEEDDDYNKPLDPNSDDEKITQLLKKHKPSGGGGGGGGLLLHASENESSS, encoded by the exons ATGTTAGCGGTGGGGGCGATGGAGGGCACCCGGCAGAGCGCGTTCCTGCTCAGCAGCCCGCCCCTGGCCGCTCTGCACAGCATGGCCGAGATGAAGACCCCGCTGTACCCTGCCGCCTACCCCCAGCTGCCCGCCGGGCCCCCCTCCTCCACTTCCTCGTCctcttcatcctcctcctcctccccctccccgcccTTGGGCACCCACAACCCTGGCGGCCTGAAGCCCCCGGCCGCGGGGGGGCTCTCGTCCCTGGGCAGCCCCCCGCAGCAGCTCTCGGCCGCCACCCCACATGGCATCAACGACATCCTGAGCCGGCCCTCCATGCCGGTGGCTTCAGGGGCCGCCCTGCCCTCAGCCTCGCCCTccggctcctcctcctcctcttcctcgtcCGCCTCTGCCTCCTCTGCTTCGGCTGCTGCTGCCGCAGCTGCCGCGGCCGCCGCGGCCGCCTCCTCCCCAGCGGGGCTGCTGGCCGGCCTGCCCCGCTTCAGCAGCCTGAGCCCGCCGCCGCCTCCGCCGGGGCTCTACTTCAGCCCCAGCGCCGCGGCCGTGGCCGCCGTGGGCCGCTATCCCAAGCCGCTGGCCGAGCTGCCCGGCCGGACGCCCATCTTCTGGCCCGGAGTGATGCAGAGCCCGCCCTGGAGGGACGCACGTCTGGCCTGCACCCCTC ATCAAGGATCCATTTTGTTGGACAAAGACGGGAAGAGAAAACACACCAGACCCACGTTCTCTGGCCAACAGATTTTCGCCTTGGAGAAGACTTTCGAACAAACAAAATACTTAGCAGGGCCAGAGAGGGCTCGCTTGGCGTATTCGTTGGGCATGACGGAGAGTCAGGTCAAG GTGTGGTTCCAGAACCGCCGCACCAAGTGGAGGAAGAAGCACGCGGCCGAGATGGCCACGGCCAAGAAGAAGCAGGACTCGGAGACCGAGCGGCTCAAGGGGGCCTCGGAGAACGAAGAGGAGGACGACGACTACAACAAGCCCCTGGACCCCAACTCGGACGACGAGAAGATCACGCAGCTGCTGAAGAAGCACAAGccgagcggcggcggcggcggcggcggcggcctccTGCTGCACGCGTCCGAGAACGAGAGCTCGTCCTGA